The following are from one region of the Stigmatopora argus isolate UIUO_Sarg chromosome 9, RoL_Sarg_1.0, whole genome shotgun sequence genome:
- the gabra6a gene encoding gamma-aminobutyric acid receptor subunit alpha-6a, which yields MAIFFLYYILACICGTSLGNVNSNEKIYSDNITRILDRLLDGYDNRLRPGSGGGITEVKTDIFVTSFGPVSDVEMEYTTDMFFRQMWVDERLKFEGPIEILRLNNRMVDKIWTPDTFFRNSRKSISHNMTTPNKLFRIMQNGTVLYTMRLTISSECPMNLMDFPMDGHACPLRFGSYAYTSNEIIFTWKKGLTKSVDCPKESMSLLQYDLVGQTLSSEIFKSNTGHYSVQVVHFHLQRKLGYYLIQTYIPLIMVVVLSQVSFWINKESVPARTVAGITTVLTMTTLSISARQSLPKVAYATAMDWFIAVCFAFVASALVEFAAVNYFATLQANRLKKKKARQDKLEVLARASDDDDTISGSNISNQEGLKRRNHSMCPSEVTEAPPVPIFLQQGSAFPQIPQLAGTSPIDKYARILFPLTFGLFNLVYWYIYLAKDTMERARDVNSTS from the exons ATGGCAATCTTTTTCCTGTATTATATTCTTGCatgtatctgtggaacaag tCTTGGAAATGTGAACTCAAATGAGAAGATTTACTCAGACAACATCACCCGTATTCTGGATCGACTTTTGGATGGTTACGACAATAGGCTGCGACCTGGATCTGgag GTGGCATTACAGAGGTGAAAACGGACATCTTTGTAACAAGTTTTGGACCTGTTTCCGACGTTGAGATG GAATACACCACGGACATGTTCTTTCGACAGATGTGGGTTGATGAGAGACTGAAATTTGAGGGTCCCATTGAAATCCTGCGCTTGAACAATCGCATGGTAGACAAGATCTGGACACCGGACACATTCTTTCGGAACTCCAGAAAGTCAATTTCCCACAACATGACCACACCTAACAAGCTTTTCCGGATTATGCAAAACGGCACCGTTCTATACACAATGAG ACTGACAATTAGTTCGGAGTGTCCGATGAATCTGATGGACTTTCCCATGGACGGTCATGCTTGTCCTCTCCGATTTGGAAGCT ATGCCTACACCAGCAATGAAATCATCTTCACTTGGAAAAAAGGCCTCACAAAGTCTGTCGACTGTCCCAAAGAGTCCATGAGTCTTTTACAGTACGATTTGGTCGGACAGACGTTGTCCAGTGAGATTTTCAAGTCAAACACAG GTCACTACTCGGTCCAGGTGGTCCATTTCCACCTCCAGAGGAAGCTGGGATATTACCTCATCCAGACATACATTCCACTTATCATGGTTGTCGTGCTGTCACAAGTGTCTTTCTGGATCAATAAGGAGTCTGTCCCCGCGCGAACAGTTGCCG GCATCACCACAGTGCTAACAATGACCACCCTCAGCATCAGCGCCCGTCAGTCACTCCCCAAAGTGGCTTACGCCACCGCCATGGATTGGTTCATCGCCGTGTGCTTCGCCTTCGTGGCCTCGGCCCTCGTCGAGTTTGCAGCAGTCAACTACTTTGCCACGCTGCAGGCCAACcgcctgaagaagaagaaagcccGACAAGACAAGCTTGAGGTTCTAGCTCGCGCCAGCGATGACGACGACACGATTTCG GGGTCCAACATCAGCAATCAAGAGGGCCTGAAGAGAAGAAACCACTCGATGTGTCCCAGTGAAGTCACTGAGGCGCCGCCAGTGCCGATTTTCCTTCAGCAGGGATCGGCTTTCCCCCAAATTCCACAGCTGGCTGGCACCAGCCCCATTGACAAGTACGCCCGCATTCTCTTCCCACTGACGTTTGGTCTCTTCAACCTCGTCTACTGGTACATCTACCTGGCCAAGGACACTATGGAAAGAGCCAG GGATGTGAATTCAACATCTTAA
- the nudcd2 gene encoding nudC domain-containing protein 2 — MSVHFDEKSGLVPCQTSWGSWSQTMEEVFIEVNVPPGTSAKEVKCNLGSREVELNVKGTEIIKGRWFGTTVSDEATWTLEDKCLIRIVLMKTNREAGNCWSSLLEGEYRANAWVQDQMQRKLTLERFQRENPGFDFSGAEISGNFAGGGPDFSNLPK, encoded by the exons ATGTCGGTAcattttgacgaaaaaagcgGGCTCGTACCCTGTCAAACAAGCTGGGGCTCGTGGAGCCAAACGATGGAGGAGGTGTTCATCGAGGTCAACGTGCCCCCCGGAACGTCGGCGAAAGAAGTCAAATGTAATTTAGGGTCCAGGGAGGTCGAGCTCAACGTCAAAGGGACAGAAATAATCAAG GGCAGGTGGTTCGGCACAACAGTGTCCGATGAGGCCACATGGACGCTTG AGGACAAATGTCTCATTCGTATCGTGCTGATGAAGACAAACCGAGAGGCGGGCAACTGCTGGTCTTCTTTGTTAGAAGGAGAATACCGAGCCAATGCTTGGGTCCAGGACCAGATGCAGAGAAAGCTAACGTTAGAGAGGTTCCAACGGGAG AATCCAGGATTTGACTTCAGTGGCGCTGAGATTTCCGGTAACTTTGCTGGCGGTGGTCCGGACTTCTCCAATTTACCAAAATGA
- the ccng1 gene encoding cyclin-G1, translating into MIDKVTRPESPPFAVQLKALMDLEGRYQPKLSGLRIIESASDNGLRMTSRLRELEVKDLLTLSRFFGFSSETFCLATSLLDRFLSVMKIQPKHLSCVGLCCFYIAVKSSEENKNIPLASDLIRISQNRFTVSDMVRMEKIIMEKLNWKVKAPTALRFLRFFHGYIQEQLGEDGEMLLSLESLEAQLKACHCSFVFSKMKPSLLAMALLCLEVDDQHNPEDRNQLSEALKSLQKLLTIRDGDLVCVRELVGKCLAEYSNAKCSRPNVQRLRWTISGRTARQLKHSYYKITHLPTIPESAC; encoded by the exons ATGATCGACAAAGTGACCAGACCCGAATCGCCACCTTTTGCGGTGCAGTTGAAGGCCTTGATGGACCTGGAAGGCCGCTATCAGCCAAAGCTCAGCGGTTTGAGGATCATCGAGAGCGCTTCTGACAATGGACTCAGGATGACGAGCAGACTGAGGGAGCTGGAAGTGAAGGATCTGCTCACTCTGAGCAGGTTCTTCGGTTTCAGCTCGGAGACTTTCTGCCTGGCCACCAGCCTGCTCGACCGCTTCCTCTCTGTCATGAAG ATCCAACCAAAGCACCTGTCCTGTGTGGGTCTCTGCTGCTTCTACATTGCCGTGAAGTCTTCCGAAGAGAATAAAAACATCCCCCTAGCCAGCGACCTGATCCGTATTAGTCAGAACCGTTTCACGGTCTCGGACATGGTACGCATGGAGAAGATCATTATGGAGAAACTCAACTGGAAGGTCAAGGCCCCCACTGCCCTCCGTTTCCTCCGCTTCTTTCATGGCTACATCCAGGAGCAACTTGGTGAAGATGG tGAGATGCTACTGAGCCTTGAAAGCTTGGAGGCTCAATTAAAAGCTTGTCACTGCTCCTTTGTCTTCTCCAAAATGAAG CCATCCCTGCTCGCCATGGCTCTCCTGTGTCTCGAGGTGGACGACCAGCATAACCCAGAGGACAGGAACCAACTCTCTGAGGCTCTGAAAAGTTTGCAGAAGCTACTAACT ATTCGGGATGGTGATCTGGTGTGCGTCCGCGAGTTGGTGGGAAAATGCTTGGCCGAATATTCCAACGCCAAGTGTTCCAGGCCCAACGTCCAGAGGCTTCGCTGGACTATTTCAGGAAGAACCGCCCGCCAGCTGAAGCACAGCTACTACAAGATCACTCACCTTCCCACCATACCCGAGTCAGCTTGTTAA